GCCGGGTCGGCGGCCGGGTGAAGACCTTCCGCGGCGACCTGTGGCAGGACTCCCGGCTGCACGCGGAGGCGGGCGCGATGCGCATCCCGTCCAGCCACGTGCTGACCCTGGCGCTGGCCGACCACCTGAAGGTGCCACGCCGCCCGTTCCACCTGGTGGACGTCCCGCCGCAGCCCGACCTGGTCTCCGGGGACGCCCGGGTGGTGTACCGGTCGTGGACGGGCGAGGAGTTCGCGACCGGCGGCGCGCCCGCGTACACCGCGCCGAAGGGCCTCGGCGGCCGGCTGGTGCACGTGAACGGACAGACCGTCAGCAAGGCGGCGTACGCGGCCGACCCGGGCCCGGTGAACAAGAGCTTCGGCTGGGACAGCACCCAGACCGCCGGCGCCGCCTTCGACCGCGCCCTGGACACCGCCCGCGCGTACACCATGGTGAAGAACGGCGACGGCTCGTGGAGCGACAAGCCGATCGAGCAGCGGGTGACCGGCATGGCGCAGCTGCTGTACGACCTGGACGGCTACTCGCTGCTGCGCTACCTGCAGGAGAGCGAGGGCTGGAGCGACGCCCAGGTGCAGGCGGTGGGCACGCTGGAGAACCTGACCAGCCGGCTGTCGTACGGCTTCCTGCACTCGGTGTTCGACGCCTCCGACATCAACCCGGCGGTCACCTACTTCGAGTTCAGCGCGGGCACCGACGCGCTGACCGAGGCGCTCGCCAAGGACCTGCCGATCGAGCGCGGCAAGGTCGCCACCCGGGTGCGGTTCGGCGACGGCGGGGTGACGGTGCTCGCCGAGCCGGAGAGCGGCCCCGAGGACGAGGCGTGCGAGGGCGCGATCGGCGGCGACCGGTGCGAGTACCGGGCGGACGCGGTGGTGCTGGCGGTGCCGTACGCGGCGCTGCGGCACGTCGACTTCGACCCGATCCTGCCCTACGGCAAGCGCCGGGCGATCGCCGAGCTCAAGCACGACACCGCGCACAAGGTGCTGGTGGAGTTCACCGAGCGCTGGTGGGAGTGGGACGAGGACACCTGGAAGGCGAAGCTGGGCGCCGACTACCGGCCCGCCCCGCACGGGGACGCGGTGGCGGCGGTCGGCGGCGGCTGCGTCTCGGACGAGGCCAGCCGGTTCGTCTACTTCCCCTCCCACCCGAGCGACGACGGCGCGCCCGGCGGCATCGTGCTGGCCGCCTACAACTGGGCCGAGGACGCGCTGCGCTTCGACGCGCTGACCCCCGCCGACCGGCACACCGAGGCGCTCGACCACCTGGCGGGCCTGTTCGGCGAGCGGATCCGCCGCTACGCCACCGACCGGCACGTCTCGCAGTCCTGGCTGCGCAACCGCTGGGCGCTCGGCGAGGCCGTGATCGAGACCCCCGGCCAGCTGCTCAGCCTCGGCCCGCACGTCCCCGCCCCGGTCGACGGCCGGCTGTTCTTCGCGGGCGACCACTGCCAGCCGCGCTACCACGCCTGGATCTCCGGTGCGATCGCCTCCGGCGTGGAGGCGGCCCTCCAGCTCACGGCCGGCTGACGGGACCGACCGGGCCGCCCGGCGACCCGGGCCGGCGGACGGTCCGCCGACCGGGTCGCCG
Above is a genomic segment from Kitasatospora cineracea containing:
- a CDS encoding flavin monoamine oxidase family protein, yielding MISRRGLFLASGGAMTAAALAGPGTAPSRAAGAAAPPPDPARQEAALTMARRILLTDADHRDLTLDYLKLLTGRQRLRPVAPRDVLVVGAGVAGMVCARLLLAAGHKVRVLEANRSRVGGRVKTFRGDLWQDSRLHAEAGAMRIPSSHVLTLALADHLKVPRRPFHLVDVPPQPDLVSGDARVVYRSWTGEEFATGGAPAYTAPKGLGGRLVHVNGQTVSKAAYAADPGPVNKSFGWDSTQTAGAAFDRALDTARAYTMVKNGDGSWSDKPIEQRVTGMAQLLYDLDGYSLLRYLQESEGWSDAQVQAVGTLENLTSRLSYGFLHSVFDASDINPAVTYFEFSAGTDALTEALAKDLPIERGKVATRVRFGDGGVTVLAEPESGPEDEACEGAIGGDRCEYRADAVVLAVPYAALRHVDFDPILPYGKRRAIAELKHDTAHKVLVEFTERWWEWDEDTWKAKLGADYRPAPHGDAVAAVGGGCVSDEASRFVYFPSHPSDDGAPGGIVLAAYNWAEDALRFDALTPADRHTEALDHLAGLFGERIRRYATDRHVSQSWLRNRWALGEAVIETPGQLLSLGPHVPAPVDGRLFFAGDHCQPRYHAWISGAIASGVEAALQLTAG